A section of the Proteobacteria bacterium CG1_02_64_396 genome encodes:
- a CDS encoding molecular chaperone DnaK, with protein MGKIIGIDLGTTNSCVAVMEGKDTKVIPNAEGRNTTPSIVGFSGDGEVLVGELAKRQAVTNPENTIFAVKRLIGRRFDDPAVQKMKDHVPYHIVAADNGDAWVEVSGKKYAPAEISAKILAKLKKDAETYLGETVTEAVITVPAYFNDAQRQATKDAGRIAGLDVKRIINEPTAASLAYGLDKKSDEKIAVYDLGGGTFDISVLEIGDGVIEVQATNGDTFLGGEDFDERVLAYLADEFKKENGIDLRADRMALQRLREAAENAKKELSSSQQTDINLPFITADATGPKHLNMKLTRAKLEQLVEDLINRTIEPCNKAMKDGEVKASDIDEVVLVGGMTRMPKVQERVKNHFGKEPHRGVNPDEVVAIGAAIQGGVLTGDVKDVLLLDVTPLSLGIETLGGVFTKIIERNTTIPSKKSQTFSTAEDNQNAVTIQVFQGEREMARDNKLLGRFDLMGIEPAPRGMPQIEVTFDIDANGIVHVSAKDQKTGKEQSIRITASSGLSEDEIERMVKDAEAHAEEDHKRKAMIETRNQADNLVYTVEKALKEEGAALPDEQKAPIQAAIAELKTAMEGEDQGAIEAKMNALTQAAQALYQAAAAKAQQEGGAPGGHEQPAGNQGGDDVVDAEFEEVKDDKKK; from the coding sequence ATGGGCAAAATCATCGGCATCGATCTGGGCACCACCAACTCCTGCGTGGCCGTCATGGAGGGGAAAGACACCAAGGTCATCCCCAACGCCGAAGGTCGTAACACCACCCCCTCCATCGTCGGGTTTTCTGGCGACGGCGAGGTGCTGGTCGGCGAGCTGGCCAAGCGGCAAGCGGTGACCAACCCCGAAAACACCATCTTTGCGGTCAAACGTCTGATCGGTCGCCGCTTCGACGATCCGGCCGTGCAAAAGATGAAGGACCACGTCCCCTACCACATCGTGGCCGCCGACAACGGCGATGCCTGGGTCGAGGTGTCGGGCAAGAAATACGCCCCCGCCGAGATCTCGGCCAAGATCCTGGCCAAGCTGAAGAAGGATGCCGAGACCTACCTGGGCGAGACGGTCACCGAGGCGGTGATTACCGTGCCCGCCTACTTCAACGACGCCCAGCGTCAGGCGACCAAGGACGCCGGGCGCATCGCCGGTCTCGATGTGAAGCGGATCATCAACGAGCCAACCGCCGCATCGCTGGCCTACGGCCTCGACAAGAAGAGCGACGAGAAGATTGCGGTCTACGACCTGGGCGGCGGCACCTTCGACATCTCGGTGCTGGAGATCGGCGACGGGGTGATCGAGGTTCAAGCGACCAACGGCGACACCTTCTTGGGCGGCGAGGACTTCGACGAGCGGGTTCTGGCCTACCTGGCCGACGAATTCAAGAAAGAGAACGGCATCGATCTGCGGGCCGACCGCATGGCATTGCAGCGCCTGCGCGAAGCGGCCGAGAACGCCAAGAAAGAGCTTTCGAGCTCGCAGCAGACCGACATCAACCTCCCCTTCATCACCGCCGACGCCACCGGCCCCAAGCATCTGAACATGAAGCTGACCCGGGCCAAGTTGGAGCAGCTGGTTGAAGACCTCATCAACCGCACCATCGAACCCTGCAACAAGGCGATGAAGGATGGTGAGGTCAAAGCCTCCGACATCGACGAGGTGGTGCTGGTCGGCGGCATGACCCGTATGCCCAAGGTGCAGGAGCGGGTGAAGAACCACTTCGGCAAGGAGCCCCACCGCGGGGTGAACCCCGACGAGGTGGTCGCCATCGGCGCCGCGATTCAGGGCGGTGTGCTCACCGGCGATGTGAAAGACGTGCTGCTGCTCGACGTCACCCCACTGTCGCTGGGGATCGAGACCTTGGGTGGGGTCTTCACCAAGATCATCGAGCGCAACACCACCATCCCGAGCAAGAAGAGCCAGACCTTCTCGACCGCCGAAGACAACCAGAACGCGGTGACGATTCAAGTCTTCCAGGGCGAGCGCGAAATGGCCCGCGACAACAAGCTGCTGGGCCGCTTCGACCTGATGGGAATCGAGCCCGCCCCGCGCGGCATGCCCCAGATCGAGGTCACCTTCGACATCGACGCCAACGGCATCGTCCACGTCTCGGCCAAGGATCAGAAGACCGGCAAGGAGCAGTCGATCCGCATTACCGCAAGCTCGGGCCTGAGCGAAGACGAGATCGAGCGCATGGTCAAAGATGCCGAGGCCCACGCCGAGGAGGACCACAAGCGCAAGGCGATGATCGAAACCCGCAATCAGGCCGACAACCTGGTCTACACCGTCGAAAAGGCGCTCAAAGAGGAGGGAGCCGCCCTACCTGATGAGCAAAAAGCGCCCATCCAGGCCGCCATTGCCGAACTCAAAACCGCGATGGAGGGTGAAGATCAAGGCGCCATCGAGGCCAAGATGAACGCCCTGACCCAAGCGGCCCAAGCGCTGTACCAAGCGGCCGCCGCCAAGGCACAGCAAGAGGGCGGCGCCCCCGGCGGGCACGAGCAACCTGCTGGCAACCAGGGGGGCGACGATGTGGTCGACGCCGAGTTCGAAGAGGTGAAGGACGACAAGAAGAAATAA
- a CDS encoding molecular chaperone DnaJ, with translation MSKRDYYEVLGVHKNAQDAEIKKAYRKMAKEHHPDRNAGNAEAEAKFKEINEAYEVLSDSQKRAVYDQYGHAGLNGAGAGGPGGFSTGDFGGFADAFGDIFGDIFGGGGGGRGGQRQSHNAGSDLRYDLEVALEEIAEGKTIEIEIPAIVACDVCDGSGAKPGTSPITCTTCHGRGQVRMQQGFFTVSRPCPQCEGTGTIIPEPCSTCHGQGRLRRPKKLKITVPKGADEGTRIRLSGHGEPGLHGAPSGDLYIVLHLKEHPIFDREGPHLLCEVPISFTEAALGAEAEIPTLGGRAKIKIPAGTQNGRMFRLRGKGIFDRRSGATGDLLVRVKIEVPVNLSEQQKDLLRQFAAVSGQEHHPQSSGFWDSVKNWFDKI, from the coding sequence ATGTCCAAACGCGATTACTACGAGGTCCTTGGGGTTCACAAGAACGCCCAGGATGCCGAAATCAAGAAGGCCTACCGCAAGATGGCCAAGGAGCACCATCCCGACCGCAACGCCGGGAATGCCGAGGCCGAGGCCAAATTTAAAGAGATCAACGAGGCCTACGAGGTCCTCTCCGACAGTCAGAAGCGGGCGGTTTACGATCAGTACGGCCATGCCGGATTGAACGGCGCCGGCGCGGGGGGTCCGGGGGGTTTTTCGACCGGCGACTTCGGCGGTTTTGCCGACGCCTTTGGCGACATCTTCGGCGACATCTTCGGTGGCGGAGGTGGTGGTCGTGGGGGGCAGCGGCAGAGCCACAATGCCGGTTCCGACCTGCGCTACGACCTTGAGGTCGCGCTGGAGGAGATCGCCGAAGGGAAAACCATCGAGATCGAGATCCCCGCCATCGTCGCCTGCGACGTCTGCGACGGCAGCGGCGCCAAACCGGGCACCTCCCCCATCACCTGCACCACCTGCCATGGCCGGGGTCAGGTCCGCATGCAGCAGGGATTCTTCACCGTCAGCCGCCCCTGCCCGCAGTGTGAGGGCACCGGGACGATCATCCCCGAGCCTTGCAGCACTTGCCACGGCCAGGGGCGGTTACGACGGCCCAAGAAGCTCAAAATCACGGTTCCCAAAGGGGCCGACGAGGGGACTCGCATCCGCCTGAGCGGCCACGGCGAGCCGGGGCTACACGGCGCCCCCTCGGGCGATCTCTACATCGTGCTGCACCTCAAGGAGCACCCGATCTTCGACCGGGAGGGGCCCCACCTGCTGTGTGAAGTCCCCATCTCGTTCACCGAAGCCGCCTTGGGGGCCGAGGCCGAGATCCCCACCCTGGGGGGACGGGCCAAGATCAAGATTCCCGCCGGAACGCAAAACGGCCGGATGTTCCGGCTGCGCGGCAAGGGAATCTTTGATCGCCGCTCGGGGGCCACCGGCGATTTGCTGGTGCGGGTCAAGATTGAGGTGCCGGTGAATCTGAGCGAGCAGCAGAAAGATCTGCTGCGCCAATTCGCCGCCGTTTCGGGCCAGGAACACCATCCTCAAAGCAGCGGTTTTTGGGAC
- a CDS encoding nucleotide exchange factor GrpE produces the protein MTAEHESPRQEDTAAEAQTPEVTTAQEEAPPVDEVAQLQAQIKEQEERVLRTLAEMENLRRRVAREKEETQRYAVEKFAGDVLSVIDHLELALNHAGDDEAVKPIREGVDLTLQQFLQILGRHGVERIEAAGKPFDPREHQAVGQSHSEEIAQGFVAVQMAPGYRINTRILRPAMVMVSLGPQPAATE, from the coding sequence ATGACCGCCGAACACGAGAGCCCACGCCAGGAAGACACCGCCGCCGAGGCGCAAACCCCGGAGGTCACCACAGCCCAGGAGGAGGCACCCCCCGTGGACGAGGTCGCCCAGCTTCAGGCCCAGATCAAAGAGCAAGAGGAACGGGTGCTGCGCACCCTGGCCGAGATGGAAAACCTGCGTCGCCGCGTCGCCCGCGAAAAAGAAGAGACCCAACGGTACGCGGTCGAAAAATTCGCCGGCGACGTGCTCAGCGTGATCGACCATTTAGAATTGGCGCTCAACCACGCCGGCGACGACGAGGCGGTCAAACCGATCCGCGAGGGGGTTGATCTGACCTTGCAGCAGTTCTTGCAGATTCTGGGACGGCACGGCGTCGAGCGGATCGAGGCGGCGGGTAAACCCTTCGATCCTCGCGAGCATCAAGCGGTCGGGCAGAGCCACAGCGAAGAGATCGCCCAGGGGTTCGTCGCCGTCCAAATGGCCCCCGGCTACCGCATCAACACCCGGATCCTGCGTCCGGCGATGGTGATGGTCTCTTTGGGACCGCAACCGGCAGCCACCGAATAA
- a CDS encoding bifunctional demethylmenaquinone methyltransferase/2-methoxy-6-polyprenyl-1,4-benzoquinol methylase, with product MSTTHFGFREVPVQEKVDHVRKVFESVAPKYDLMNDLMSGGVHRLWKRYTVARARFPKGGIALDVGGGTGDLALLLRAKGGDHAKVVVYDINHEMLKVGRDRVVDKGHLHDIEFCQGDAETIALPDDSFDVVTIGFCLRNVTTPLNALKEMHRVLKPGGQFLCLEFSKPVLPVLDKLYDLYSFNAIPKIGELITGDRDSYQYLVESIRRFPPQAELGAMMEQAGFFHVTWENLTGGVAALHVGYKI from the coding sequence ATGTCCACCACCCATTTCGGTTTTCGCGAAGTTCCGGTCCAAGAAAAGGTCGACCATGTCCGCAAGGTCTTTGAATCGGTCGCCCCCAAATACGATCTGATGAACGACCTGATGAGCGGCGGGGTGCACCGGCTCTGGAAACGCTACACCGTGGCCCGCGCCCGCTTTCCCAAAGGGGGGATCGCCCTCGATGTCGGGGGGGGGACCGGCGATTTGGCCCTGCTGTTGCGGGCCAAGGGGGGGGATCATGCCAAGGTGGTGGTCTACGACATCAACCACGAGATGCTCAAAGTGGGGCGCGACCGGGTGGTCGACAAGGGGCACCTGCACGACATCGAGTTCTGCCAGGGGGACGCCGAAACCATCGCCCTGCCCGACGATAGCTTCGATGTGGTCACCATCGGTTTTTGCCTGCGCAACGTCACCACCCCGCTCAACGCCCTGAAAGAGATGCACCGGGTGCTCAAGCCGGGGGGGCAGTTCCTCTGTTTAGAGTTCTCTAAGCCGGTCCTGCCGGTGCTCGACAAGCTCTACGATCTGTACTCCTTCAACGCCATCCCCAAAATCGGGGAGCTCATCACCGGCGACCGCGATTCCTACCAGTACCTGGTCGAGTCGATCCGCCGCTTCCCCCCCCAGGCCGAATTGGGGGCGATGATGGAACAGGCCGGTTTCTTCCACGTCACCTGGGAAAACCTGACCGGTGGCGTGGCCGCCCTTCATGTGGGCTATAAGATCTAA
- a CDS encoding heat-inducible transcription repressor HrcA yields the protein MAVLNPRQEAILHAVVEEHIQTGQPVGSRTLSRAPGGLGLSPASIRNVMSDLEAIGLLAAPHTSAGRIPTDLGLRYFVDSLMTLTPVAETQLTRLQQALGHFGWNVQESMGEVGRQLSALSGGASIVSAPRSDDRVFHQLEFVRLSSERLLMVLVSRSGLVENRMLINREGWSQSDLDTMARRLNERFSGRTLIEIRQELLLELSADKQRIDDLTEALIGISDHERGLFLEGSSQLLEYPELSDPARLRSLLGAIEDRRRLASLLEDAIVAPGVKIFIGREHPVAESLGISAICAPYSVQGKVMGAVAVIGPARLDFPRVVPIVDATAKLLGAFMTQIQGGESGTTRKP from the coding sequence ATGGCAGTGCTTAATCCCCGGCAAGAGGCGATCCTGCATGCGGTCGTCGAGGAGCACATCCAGACCGGCCAACCGGTCGGATCGCGCACCCTCTCCCGCGCGCCGGGGGGGCTGGGGCTTTCACCCGCCTCGATCCGCAACGTCATGTCCGATCTTGAAGCGATCGGATTGCTGGCCGCGCCCCACACCTCGGCCGGGCGCATCCCCACCGATCTGGGGCTGCGCTATTTCGTCGACTCCCTGATGACCCTGACCCCGGTCGCCGAAACCCAGCTCACTCGGTTGCAACAGGCGCTGGGCCATTTCGGCTGGAACGTGCAGGAATCGATGGGAGAGGTCGGTCGGCAGCTTTCGGCCCTTTCGGGCGGCGCAAGCATCGTCTCGGCCCCCCGCAGTGACGACCGGGTCTTTCATCAGCTCGAATTTGTGCGGCTGTCCTCCGAGCGACTGCTGATGGTGCTGGTGAGCCGCTCGGGGCTGGTCGAGAACCGAATGCTCATCAACCGGGAGGGATGGAGTCAGAGCGATCTCGACACCATGGCCCGCCGCCTGAACGAGCGCTTTTCGGGCCGCACCCTGATTGAGATTCGCCAAGAGCTATTGCTAGAGCTCAGCGCCGACAAACAGCGGATCGACGATCTGACCGAGGCACTGATCGGGATTTCCGACCATGAGCGGGGGCTCTTCTTGGAGGGGAGCAGCCAGCTTTTGGAATACCCCGAATTGAGCGACCCGGCCCGGCTGCGCAGCTTGCTGGGGGCCATCGAGGATCGCCGCCGTCTGGCCAGCCTGCTTGAGGACGCCATCGTTGCGCCGGGGGTGAAGATCTTCATCGGTCGGGAGCACCCGGTGGCCGAATCGCTGGGCATCTCGGCCATCTGCGCCCCCTACTCGGTGCAGGGCAAGGTGATGGGGGCGGTGGCGGTGATCGGTCCGGCGCGGCTCGACTTCCCGAGGGTGGTCCCCATCGTCGATGCCACCGCCAAGCTGCTGGGGGCCTTTATGACTCAAATCCAAGGGGGGGAGTCGGGGACGACGCGTAAGCCTTGA